In a genomic window of Nitrospira sp. ND1:
- the wecB gene encoding non-hydrolyzing UDP-N-acetylglucosamine 2-epimerase yields MKRIDLIAGARPNFMKIAPIIDALNAARSNGSELRFRLIHTGQHYDRAMSGSFFEELGIPDPDINLEVGSGTQAEQTAGIMVNYERVLTKEKSDLCLVVGDVTSTMACSIVARKMGIPVAHVEGGIRSNDWTMPEEINRVVTDSITNWFFTTSDTANDNLRRAGITDDRIFFVGNTMIDTLLKQLPRLRPPACWSSLALEPNRYFVVTLHRPANVDGEQQLLGLLKAIADGTHGLPVVFPVHPRTAKNLREAGKTLPSMHYVDPLGYLEFNYLVKHARGVITDSGGITEETTVLGVPCLTLRDNTERPETVTIGTNELIGTDPRKLPPALARVMAGQWKKGAIPPKWDGKAAERIVAHLKDLLAGQ; encoded by the coding sequence ATGAAACGTATCGATCTCATCGCCGGCGCCCGGCCGAATTTCATGAAAATCGCGCCGATCATCGACGCCTTGAATGCCGCTCGCTCGAACGGCAGCGAGTTGCGCTTCCGCCTCATCCATACGGGACAACACTACGATCGAGCCATGTCGGGAAGCTTTTTCGAAGAGCTCGGCATACCGGATCCGGACATCAATCTGGAGGTGGGATCGGGGACGCAGGCCGAGCAAACGGCCGGTATTATGGTGAACTACGAGCGGGTCCTGACGAAAGAGAAGAGCGACCTTTGTCTGGTCGTCGGGGACGTCACCTCAACCATGGCCTGTTCGATCGTGGCGCGCAAAATGGGCATTCCCGTGGCCCATGTGGAAGGCGGTATCCGCTCGAACGACTGGACGATGCCGGAGGAGATCAACCGCGTGGTGACCGATTCCATTACCAATTGGTTCTTCACGACCAGCGACACCGCCAACGATAATCTACGCCGGGCCGGTATCACGGATGACCGGATTTTCTTCGTCGGCAACACCATGATCGACACGTTATTAAAGCAGCTCCCGCGTTTGCGTCCGCCGGCCTGTTGGAGTTCGCTCGCGCTGGAACCGAACCGGTACTTCGTCGTGACCCTGCACCGTCCCGCGAATGTGGATGGCGAGCAGCAATTGCTTGGACTGCTGAAGGCCATTGCAGACGGTACTCACGGGTTGCCGGTGGTCTTTCCGGTGCACCCGCGTACCGCCAAGAATTTGCGTGAAGCCGGTAAGACGCTTCCTTCCATGCACTATGTCGATCCGCTGGGTTACCTTGAATTCAACTATCTCGTCAAACACGCCCGCGGGGTGATTACCGATTCAGGCGGCATCACCGAAGAAACGACCGTGCTCGGCGTGCCCTGCCTGACCTTGCGCGATAACACCGAACGGCCGGAGACCGTCACGATCGGGACCAACGAGTTGATCGGAACCGATCCGCGCAAACTCCCTCCGGCCCTTGCGCGCGTGATGGCCGGACAGTGGAAGAAGGGCGCGATTCCGCCGAAATGGGACGGGAAAGCGGCGGAGCGCATCGTGGCACATCTGAAGGACCTACTGGCGGGGCAATAA